TCTTCCATGGCACATATGAAGACTCGCGATACTGTCCAAGGAACGCCACTGCAGCCGGTGTCACGACCGTGGAAAACATTGCCACGTCTGACCAATCTTCAAAAAATCGAGACCAATTCTCTTTGCGGAAGCCGTTGATGATGCGGACCTTTTTCGGGTCGGGATTCTCAGGATGCTGCACCAGATGCTCAACCCTGGCATTCACGTCCACGCCAAGCGGCGCAAGAATCTCCCAGCAGTACCAGCCGTGACCCATCTCTTCCATCACTTTCTTGGCGAGGCGATAGGCTTCCTCTGGTCGAGTCGCAAAGCGCATATTTTCTGCGACGCGCTGACCACCCGCAAACTCCGAGTCTGCCTGGAAAGAAAGCAGGTCGATAAGAGCCGCTTTGTAATCCTCAGGCAGTCGATCATTGACGTCGTAAGTTTTCATTTGCGACCTTCCTTGTAACTCTGAAACTTTCGGTACATACCTAATAGAATTTTTTCTTTTTGGCAGCTTAAAGTTGTCATCCCAGCGGATACTTTTGATCATCCTTTCGGATGACACTAAAAGTCTTCACGTCAAGGCATCCCAGGCAACATGGGCATCTCCGGGATCATGAGCATCGCTGGCAGCATGGTCTGAAGCTGTTGCATGGTCTTATCCCCGCAGCATGGTCTGAAGCTGCGGCATGGTCTAACTCCCGCAGCATAGTCTGAAGATGCGCCGCTCACGAAAGGCTAAGGCAGTCCAATCTGCTTCTGCAAACTTTCCATCGGCTGCTGACTGGCTTTTATAAAGCCCTCGTGCGGTCTATCCAGATCGGCAACAAGCAACGTCACGAGCGCAAATGTCAATACGAGTAAAAGTATCTCCGCCCAGCTACGACTGCCGGTCTGCCCGCTGTAATACCCGACACCGAGCATCGAAAGCATTGAAACAGCAAAGAGAACCAGCCAAACAGAGTCGGGCACGCGAGCGTAAATGCCGATATTGATTCTCTTAGAATCCATATCAATCGTTTCATTCAGCGAGCTTATGAACAGCCCTGTGATTGGGTTTGGCTTTTCCTTGCCGAAAGCGGCTGCTACAGACCAGAGTTGGTTCTGCAAGCCTTGCGACTTAGCAGAAATTTCATTAAGTTCTCCAGGAACGATGCCGTTAATTCGAACTTGAACATACTGCCGCAGCAACCTCTTAACCTGGGAACGCTGTGGCTCTTCTAAAAAGTCAGCTCGTAAATACGTCGTTCCTATGGAGTTCGCATCGTCCAGAATCGCCGCACGACGCTCGTCGAACCGGCTCAGCGCGACGTTAAATGTGAACCCCAGCATGAAGGCGAGCAACCCAAGCACTGACGCGACAATCGTACCCAGTGAAGCCTGTGGTTCGGTTCCTCTCGTCCTCAAGCGCCACGCGCCGATGCGATGGCCGACTTCAGTCGAAAGAAAGGCGATGACAAGAACCACTAGAAAAAACGCCCAGAGAGGCAAGTGATCGACTGTCTGCATTGTGCTTTCCATCGGGTAACTCCATCGTCGCCTTGGCGCAGGAACCTTTACGGTCCTGCAAATTTAGCACAGCAGAACCGACACAACTACCAGGGCAGTCCACATAAATTGATTGTGCTCCATGCGCTCTACCTAGTGCCCCGCCGACTCTTCGTCGACACCGGGTCCGGTGGCTGTGCTCATTACCTCAACGACCTCGACCGAGCAATTAGCCCAGACCGCAACGGCTTCCGAAACACTTCCCACAACCAGGCGCTCAGCAAAATTCTTTCCAGCCGATCCAAGCACGATCAAGTCGACTGACTCTTCTTCCGCCAGAGCCAAAAGCGCTTCTTTTGGATCGCCGTCAACCAGCCTGGTTTGAATTTTGCTGTCCGGAACATGCGAAGCCAAAGCTTGCTTGGCCTCTTCAAGAATCAAACTAGCAGCCTGCACCTGCTTATTTCGATTCCTTTCAAGCTCATCGATCTCGTAGAAATCGGGATAGTGAGCCAGATAATCAGAAATCTCAGGAACAGCGCTGACACATATAAACTCTGTGTTCGAAGCCCATGGTCGACAAGCCACTTGCTCAAGCGCATTGGCAGAATATTTCGATCCATCCAGACCCAGCAGAACGCGACGTCCCTCCTCTGAGTGTTTCGGGCGGCAAATGCGCACTGAACATTGCGCCGTCAGCAAGAGCGCGTGCGAAATACTTTCCATGCGGCGCTTCAGGCGTGCGCCGGTCACCAACAAGTCAGGACGACTCTCCTTCAAAAGTGCCCCGATCTCAGATTTGGTATCACCTTCCAACAGGACCGACTGTACTTTTCCTATCGATGGATTGCTGGAACGAAGCAGAGCAACCGCTTCATCTACGAGTGCCTGAGCTCTCTCCTCGTGTTTCTTTGTGATCGTCAAACCAAACGGCATATTCAAGACAGTCGCGACCATAACCTCTGTATCTTTCGGCCACGTGGTGTTCGCAACTTCTTCAATCGCTATTCTCGATGGTTCGGATCCATCAACGGCAAGAACGACTTTGAAGCCTTGAGAAGTAATGGCATGGAAGGGAGGTCGATATTTAAGCGAAGTTCGAACAGGTGAACGTCCCTTCAGACCGGCTAATCCCTCGAGCGTGACTATTATTCCGGCTTTTCTGCAAGTCTGTTGGAAAGATTGCAAAAATGTCAGACTGGAGTGGTCAACAATGTTCACCGTGGGTGAGAATTGAAGACGAATTGTCTTTCTCTCGGAGACAGCATTTTCGCAAGCACTTCTCAAATAGAGCGAATTGAAACAAACAACAGGACCCGATAATTTGAGCAGAATGGCATTTTCGTCACTCTCGGTGCTCTCGATAGGGTTCATGAACATGCGCGGCAGCGAAGCAAGATCGAACTTTCCTGCCGCTTTGGCAGCAAAATAATTGAGCAATACTATCTTGGTGAGGATTCCAGCCAGGATACCGATAAGCAGGTCGGTGCTGACAGTGACAATTATCGTCACGAGAAACACAAGCAATTGCTCGCGTCCCGTCGACCAGACATATCTCCACTTGTGAGGTCCCGCTAATTTCCAGCCGATATGGACAAGAACAGCGGCGAGAGCTCCCATCGGAATCATTTTTATGATACCGCTGGCGGCGACAAGAAATAAGATCAAAAAGAGAGCATTGTAGAAATTCACCCAGGCGGTTCTGCCGCCACTGTGGATACAAGTCGTACTCTTGATGATGCCCGGGATAATCGTCAATCCGCCAATCAAACTGGAGCAGATATTGGATATGCCCATTGCCAGCAACGTACGGTCGGGGCTCGACTTACGGCGCCATGGGTCAATTTTATCCACCGCCAGAATGGTGGCTAAAGACTCAGTACCATCGACAAACGTCAGGGTCAAAACGGCGACGATGATCGAACCAACCAGGGAAGGGTCCGAAAATAGCGCATGAAAGTCTGGTGTCACAATTCCATGAGCCAGCAGATTATCGGGCACGGAAACTAAAAATCTCGAATCGAGGTGCCAAAACATGCCCAGCCCGATCGAGACTATCACCACAATCAATTGCGGTGGAATGGTGTTCAATTTGGAGATTCTCAGCCGCGGCAACAGAAACAGTAGGGCCAGGCAAATCGACGAAATAGCCATTACCTGCGGCTGAACATGTACTACCGATTGCGGCGTCTCATTTACCATTCCCCAAAATTCGTGAGCCTTATACGGATGCCCGATAAAGTGCGGAATTTGCTTGGCGATCAACATGAAGCCAATAGAGGCAAGCATTCCCTGAATAGCAGCGCTCGGAAACACATAACTGAATCTGGCAGCTTTAAGCCAGGTCAAAATCAGCTGAACCACGCCAGCCAGCATGATCACACCAGTGACCATACGATAGCCGGTGTCCATGTTGCCGTGACCGAGAGTCAAAATAGAAGAGTACAGAACAGGTGCCAGACCCGCTGCTGGTCCACTGATAGTTACGTAGGCTCCTCCTAAAAACGGAAAGATCAAGCCTGCCACGATTTCAGACGTCAAACCACAAATCGGGGGAGCGCCCGATGAAAGCGCAATACCAAGAGACAGCGGAACCGAAACCAGAGAAACAACCAGACCCGCAAGCAAATCGTACTTCCAGTACCTCAAACCTTTCAGTCCATTCTGAGGTACCCTCTTTTGCCTTCTCTCGTGAACCTTTTGCTTGTTTACAGATACGGCAGCAGAGGTGTTATTCATGATGACTGATTCCCACTAGGTTACGCGGCGCATATACTGGCGATAACCGAACCAAAAATGCCAACATGCATCATAGCGCTGCCATCATATATGGTGACTAATAGCCGCTTGGTTTTAAAACCAGTCTGAAACATGTAGTTTTAGTCCTGCTCGCCCTATTGATCACGCCAGGAGACGGCCCAGACAAGACCGGAACCGAAGTCTGGCTAATCATTTAAAAAACACTGATCAAGAACGCACTGGGAAGATTTGAATAAGTCGCATAAGACTGAAACTGCAACCTAAATTAAGAAATTTCGCAAATACGCATTTAGAAAATAGCTCTACTATTTTTGCCTGTCAATTACAAAGAGTGTCAGACCTCAGTCACCACATGGTCGCGGGTGC
This is a stretch of genomic DNA from Candidatus Melainabacteria bacterium. It encodes these proteins:
- a CDS encoding phenylacetate-CoA oxygenase, giving the protein MKTYDVNDRLPEDYKAALIDLLSFQADSEFAGGQRVAENMRFATRPEEAYRLAKKVMEEMGHGWYCWEILAPLGVDVNARVEHLVQHPENPDPKKVRIINGFRKENWSRFFEDWSDVAMFSTVVTPAAVAFLGQYRESSYVPWKKISERIWQEEKGHLAFGVWAAKRVIEFEGEAGRERLQAAVPKFMAMGLGFSGRPSDDSEQFAKYFEFGLKIKTSQQLQDEYMEIVTKRLLELGLEIPKDVKADYDMRFGYSRSAERDLVDVGAEI
- a CDS encoding DUF4239 domain-containing protein, translating into MESTMQTVDHLPLWAFFLVVLVIAFLSTEVGHRIGAWRLRTRGTEPQASLGTIVASVLGLLAFMLGFTFNVALSRFDERRAAILDDANSIGTTYLRADFLEEPQRSQVKRLLRQYVQVRINGIVPGELNEISAKSQGLQNQLWSVAAAFGKEKPNPITGLFISSLNETIDMDSKRINIGIYARVPDSVWLVLFAVSMLSMLGVGYYSGQTGSRSWAEILLLVLTFALVTLLVADLDRPHEGFIKASQQPMESLQKQIGLP